TGCGATGCGCAGCCGACCGGGTCGGTCACGCCGTTCGGCAGTTCCTGGTCCAGGCGGCCGGAGTACAGTTGATTGAAGCTCGGCGCCAGGAAACCCTTGTTGGCCGAACCACGCAGCATCAGCCAGTTGACGGGGCGGTAGCTGAAGGCGATCTTTGGATTGGTGGTCGAGCCGATGGTCTGGTATTTGTCGGTGCGCAGCGCCAGCTGCAGTTCCAGGTTCTTAATGACCGGCACCACCAGTTCGGCGTACAGCGCGGTGATGCTGCGGTGCGCAGTCGGGAAGTTGGCATTGCCCGGGGCCAACAGGATCTGGGTGGCATCGACGTTTTGCGCGAAGCCATAGCCTTCCTGGCGCAGGTCGGTGCCGATCGCGCCTTGCAGGTCGCCGGCCGGGAGCGTCCAGATCGGACCGGAGATCGACGCGTTGATCTGGTCGAGCGTGGTCTTGCCGTGCTGGAACTCACCATAGAACTTTGTCGCGTTCAGCGCTGCCATCGCGGCATCGCTCTGGCCCTGCGACGGCGCCGCGAACGGGTTCACGATACCGCTGCCCAGCACCTTGTAGAACGGGGTGGTGTAGGCGTAGCCGTCGAGCAGGTCGGTGGTCGCGTGGCTTTCGCTGTGGCCGTAGTTTATCTTGTAATCGTACTTGCCGGCGATGGTGCCGACGGCGCCGAGCGACACGCGCACGGTGTTGGCGACGTTCTGCTGGGTACGGTTGCCGAGCGGCCAGGCGCGCCATTTGTACAGGATCGGCTTGGTCGGATCGAAGCTCGGGATGTACGGCTGCAAGTTCTGGTAGTACGGGCCGCCGGCCGGGTAGGCGTTGCCGGCCGCGAGCGTGGCCGACACCTGCACCGGGGTCAGGATCGACAGCGAACGGGTGTTCGCGCCGATGACTTCGGCGTAGACCTGGTTGTCCGGATTGATCTGGTAGGTCGCGCGCGCGACGCCGTTGGTGCGCTCGACCGGCAGCTGCATCACGTAGTCGGCGCCGTAGTCGTAGGCGCAGGAATAGGTCGAGCGCAACGGCGAGGTCACGTCTTTCCACAGCGCCGTGTTGTACTGCATCATGCCCGGCACGCTGTCGCACTTGCCTTGCAGGCTGAGCAGGCCGGCCTGCAGGTATTTGTTGGGGTCGCCCGGGCGCGTGAAGTTGACGCCGAGTGCGCTGCCGGCGCCGGTCAGCTGGTTGGCGACCGGGGTGCCGGTGGTGTCCGGCGACAGGCCGCGCGCCGGCTGGTAGCCGTTGGCGAACGAGCGCTGGCGCGAATCGAGTTCCTGGTTCTGGCTGTGGCTGATCGCCGCCATCACGTTGAAACCATCGCGGTCCAGGTTTCCCTTGCCCGCGAGCAGCTGCAGACGGCGGGTGTCGCCGCCGCCGTGCTGGGTCCAGTTGCCCGTGAAGCCGGCCTGGATGCCTTCGAAGTCGGTTTTCAAGATGAAGTTGATCACGCCGCCGACCGCATCGGTACCGTAGATCGCCGAGGCGCCATCCTTCAGGACTTCGACGCGCGCGATGGCTGCCAGCGGAATCGTGTTCAGGTCGACCGCCTTGGCCGACATGCCGTAGCCGGAGATGCGCTGGCCGTTGATCAAGACCAGGGTCGCGGTCGGGCCGAGGCCGCGCATCGACGCGAACGAGCCGCCGCCGCTGACGCGGTCGGCATCGGCGCCGAACACGTTGTTGCCCGAGGTCATGTTGTCGGCGCCGGTGCCGTTCGACGAGATCAGGCGCAGCATTTCCTCGGCGTTGGTGACGCCCTGCTTGTCCATCTGGTCCAGCGTGATCGTCTGTACCGGCAGCGCGCCCTCGGTGGCGAGACGGCGGATGCTCGAACCCGTGATTTCGACGCGCTGCATCGGCGCATCCGGCTGCGCGTTCTGTGCGGCTGCCGGACCGACCACGCCGATCAGGGCCATCAAATGGACTAACTTCTTCAGTTTCACGGGTCTCTCCTTGGGGGGCTTGCGTGGGCTACGCTCGGATTTCTAATTAGCTCGTAATGTCTTTGCATTACGATTTTGTTATTCCAAAGGTAAGCGCACTCGCAAGCCGCCAGCCAATGAATAATCCGGCGCTGAGTATAACTACAGGGAATGTTTTACTTAGGAAAATCTCACCAAAACACTACTTCGCTCTAGCGGTGCGTGCTCTTTGTGCAACATCGACATCCAGATAACGCCATTGCGTGAGTTCGACAGGGTGGCGCTTGTAGTTTTTGAGCCACGGTTGCTGCAAATCGGCCGATAACAGCTGGGTCAGCGTCACCCATGGGTTGTAGGCGTGGATCAGCTGGTTCATCTCGCCATACAGTTTGTCGCGGGCGGGACCGTCGCTGAGCAGGCGCGCCTGCTCGTAGCGCACGTTATAGGCGGGGAGATTGAAACGCGCATAGTTGGCGCGGCCGGCGTTGGGACCGTACAGCAGCTGGTAGAAATTGTCGCCGTCGGGGAAGTCCGCAACCCAGTTGGTCTCGAACATCTGCACCTTGCCCAGGCGCGAGGCCTTGATGATCTCGGTCTTCTTGTCCGACTTGAACACGACGCGCAAACCGACCGCGTTCAGGCATTTACGCCAGAACTCGTCGCGCAGGCGGCCGCTGACGGTCGCTTCGCTGCTCATCTGCAAGGTCAGCGGTACAGTGCCGCCGGCGCGTACCGGCATGCGCCGGTACCCATCCGGATCGCGCTTGCCGTAGCCGAAGCGGTCGAGCAAGGCATTGGCCAGCGCCGGATCGTAGGGCACCGGGCTGCGGTAGTTCGGGTCGTAGCCGAGCACGCCGGGCGCCAGCGGCGACTCGGCCTTGATCGCAAACCCCTTCTTGAGCAGGGCGATGTCCTCGGCGCTGTTGTAACTGAGCTCGATCGCGCGGCGCAGCGCCACCTTCTCCTTGTCATAGCCGCCGATGACCGGGTCGTCCATGTTCATCCACATGTAATAGGTCTGCAGCACCGGGAAGCGCGTCAGCCGGATGCCGCGCGCGGCCAGTTCCGGTTTCAGCTGGCCGTTGCGGATGACCATTTCCGTCATCGATTCCGGCACCTGCTCCAGATAATCGTATTCGCCATTGAGGAAGCCCAGCATGCGGCCCTGGAATTCCTCGGCGATTTTCACTTCGACCCGGTCCACGCGCGGCAGCTTTTGTCCCTCGAGCGCGGCGTCGATGGCGCGGTCGGCCGGATCGGCACCCGGGGTCGCGTGGAACACCGCGCTGGAATCGGGATTGGCCACCAGCACCATGCGGTCGCTGTGCTTCCATTCGCTCAGGATGAAGGGACCGGTGCCGACCGGGTGGTTGCCGGCCTGGCCCGGATAGGCGTCGATCACTTCGCGCGCGACCACGCTCGTGGCCGGCATCGCCATATAGAACAGGAAATTGTTGTCCGGTTCGCTCAAGCGGATGCGCAGCGTGTAGCGGTCGACCGCTTGCAGGCCGGGGATGTCGGTGTCGATGTTGAACGCGGTTTTCAGGGCCGCATCGCCGAGCAGCTTGCCGTCGAACAGGTAAGCCCACGGCGATTTCAGCGCCGGATCGTACAGGCGCTTGAAGCTGTAGACGTAATCCTGCGCGGTCAGCTCGCGCTGCCTGCCTTTGAAGGCCGGGTCCGGCGTGAAGTGGATGCCGGGCCGCAGGTGAAAGGTGTAGGTGCGGCCATCGGCGGAGATCTCGGGCAGGCCGGTCGTGGTGTTGCCCTGCAATTTCACGGGACGCGCCAGGTAGTCATAGCGCAGCAGCGGATCGAACAGGTTTTCCAGCAGCGACAAGGTGGCCAGGTCGGAGCCGATCGCCGGGTCGAGGCTGGCTTCGCTGGTCGAGAGGAACATGTGCAGCACCTTGGGCGCGTGCGCGGGCGCGTCGGCGGTATGCGCGGACATGGACAGCAGGGAGAACGAGAGCGCGGCGGCGAGGGTGCGAAGTGGCGGCATGGCGGGGTCCTGGAGGCGTTGCGTATCATAGGCCGAGGCTTATGCGCAGGCAATACACCACGGTGCCAATGTCTTGTTTGCTCGGCAAGGCGCATAACTTTTTTGTATAGCCACGCGGCATTCTTTCATCAATGCAGTGTGCTCAGCGCCTATACTCTGTCCGCTGAACATTCACGAAATATCCGGGTCCCTGAAGAACCGTAGCGAGCGGAAGCAGTGTTGGGCGAGAAGCGCAGCTGTACGCGTAGTACAGCGAGCATCGCAGGGCTCGGCGCCCCACCGACAATCCGACGCGCAGCAGGTTATTCAGGGATCCTCTCAGACATGGCTCTCAATTACATCTGGATCGGCTTCTTCCTGGTCGGTTTTATTGCGGCATTGGCCCAATGGATCTTCCTCGGGGACACCGAGATCTTCAAGCGCATCATCGACGGCACCTTCGACTCCGCCAAGAGCGGCGTGATGGACATCGCCCTGCCGCTGGCCGGCGTGATGACGCTGTGGCTGGGCATCATGAACATCGGCGAAAAGGCCGGCGCGATCGGCTGGCTGGCAAAAATCATCGCGCCCTTCTTTTCGCGCATTTTTCCGGACGTGCCGAAGGACCACCCGGCCACCGGCCACATGGTGATGAATTTCTCGGCCAACCTGCTCGGCCTGGACAACGCCGCCACGCCGTTCGGCCTGAAGGCGATGGAAAGCCTGCAGACCCTGAATCCGAACAAGGACACGGCCAGCAACGCCCAGATCATGTTCCTGGTGCTGCATACGTCGGGCCTGACCCTGATCCCGCTGGCGATCATGGCCCAGCGCGCGATCCTCGGCGCCAGGGACCCGTCCGACATTTTTATCCCATGCATGATCGCGACCTACGTCGCCACGGTCGCGGGTATCATCGCCGTGTCGATCCGCCAGCGCATCAACCTGTTCGACCGCGTCGTGCTCGGCTGGCTGGGCGGCATGACGGCGGCGATCGCCGGCGTGATCTGGTACTTCACGCAAGTCCTGACGAAAGCGGAAATCGAAGGCGTGTCCAAGCTCGTCAGCAACCTGGTGCTGTTCTCGATCATCGTCGTGTTCATCGTCGGCGCCGTGCTCAAGAAGGTGAACGTGTACGAAACCTTCATCGAAGGCGCGAAAGGCGGCATCCAGACCTCGCTGACCATCATTCCATACCTCGTCGGCATGCTGGTGGCGATTTCCGTGATCCGCAATTCGGGCGTGCTCGGCTTCGTGGTGCATGGCATGGACTGGGTGTTCACCCAGGCCGGCCTGGACACGCGTTTTACCCCGTCGCTGCCCACTGCCCTGATGAAACCGCTGTCCGGCAGCGGTTCGAAGGCGATGATGATCGACGCCATGAAGACCTATGGCGTCGATTCCTTCGTCGGGCGCCTGGCCTGTATCTTCCAGGGCTCGGCCGACACCACCTTCTACATCGTCGCGCTGTACTTCGGCTCGGTTGGGGTGCGCAAGACGCGCTATGCGATTTCCTGCGGGCTGATCGCCGACCTGGCCGGCATCGTCGCCGCGATCGCCGTGGCCTATGTGTTTTTCGGATAAATGGATTTAAGGATGGATTCAAGGAGCCGCATGGCGCGCCGTTTTTCTTTCGTCTCCCGTCCGGCTCGGTCGGTCACGCAGTCGGCCGCGCAGTCGGCCATGCTGCTGGCTGCCCTGCTGACGACGCTGCCCGCCCACGCCCAGTTGCCCGAGCCGGTCGCGTATGTGATGCAGGCCAACCACATTCCCGAGGATGCGCTCAGCGCGCTGGTGCTGCGCGACAATCAAACCATCCTGTCGCACCTGGCCGACCATCCGATGCAGCCGGCCTCGACGATGAAACTGGTCACCACGCTGGTCGGCCTCGAGCGCCTGGGTCCGGTATTTCGCAGCCGCACCGAATTGCGCAGCGCCGGCGAGCTGCATGGCGACATCCTGGCCGGCGACCTGTATTTGCGCGGCGGCGCCGACGCCGATTTCACCACCGAGACCTTGACCGGCATGCTGCGCAAACTGCGCAACGCCGGCATCC
This genomic stretch from Massilia sp. 9096 harbors:
- a CDS encoding TonB-dependent receptor domain-containing protein, with the protein product MKLKKLVHLMALIGVVGPAAAQNAQPDAPMQRVEITGSSIRRLATEGALPVQTITLDQMDKQGVTNAEEMLRLISSNGTGADNMTSGNNVFGADADRVSGGGSFASMRGLGPTATLVLINGQRISGYGMSAKAVDLNTIPLAAIARVEVLKDGASAIYGTDAVGGVINFILKTDFEGIQAGFTGNWTQHGGGDTRRLQLLAGKGNLDRDGFNVMAAISHSQNQELDSRQRSFANGYQPARGLSPDTTGTPVANQLTGAGSALGVNFTRPGDPNKYLQAGLLSLQGKCDSVPGMMQYNTALWKDVTSPLRSTYSCAYDYGADYVMQLPVERTNGVARATYQINPDNQVYAEVIGANTRSLSILTPVQVSATLAAGNAYPAGGPYYQNLQPYIPSFDPTKPILYKWRAWPLGNRTQQNVANTVRVSLGAVGTIAGKYDYKINYGHSESHATTDLLDGYAYTTPFYKVLGSGIVNPFAAPSQGQSDAAMAALNATKFYGEFQHGKTTLDQINASISGPIWTLPAGDLQGAIGTDLRQEGYGFAQNVDATQILLAPGNANFPTAHRSITALYAELVVPVIKNLELQLALRTDKYQTIGSTTNPKIAFSYRPVNWLMLRGSANKGFLAPSFNQLYSGRLDQELPNGVTDPVGCASHPNDPRFCAIERLSYFTGGNPNLRPETSKQGTLGFVIEPTANFSASVDYWAINTKDHILNRTPQVVLANSAFLAEDIIRNTDDTIDYVNAGWINAGGIKTRGADLGLRGRGNLPGGFKWNAMLDGTWTQSYKVSEIPGMAYTEEVGSFYTRDIYLRWKTNATFAVSKGDWSVMVNNLFRSGYNDELPDGGKSAPPPGFNPRVASYTTWGLTASYTGIKNTSIDVGIQNLFDRQPSFTAHNVDEVVGAGWDPRVADPRLRSLNFDIKYKF
- a CDS encoding ABC transporter substrate-binding protein, which encodes MPPLRTLAAALSFSLLSMSAHTADAPAHAPKVLHMFLSTSEASLDPAIGSDLATLSLLENLFDPLLRYDYLARPVKLQGNTTTGLPEISADGRTYTFHLRPGIHFTPDPAFKGRQRELTAQDYVYSFKRLYDPALKSPWAYLFDGKLLGDAALKTAFNIDTDIPGLQAVDRYTLRIRLSEPDNNFLFYMAMPATSVVAREVIDAYPGQAGNHPVGTGPFILSEWKHSDRMVLVANPDSSAVFHATPGADPADRAIDAALEGQKLPRVDRVEVKIAEEFQGRMLGFLNGEYDYLEQVPESMTEMVIRNGQLKPELAARGIRLTRFPVLQTYYMWMNMDDPVIGGYDKEKVALRRAIELSYNSAEDIALLKKGFAIKAESPLAPGVLGYDPNYRSPVPYDPALANALLDRFGYGKRDPDGYRRMPVRAGGTVPLTLQMSSEATVSGRLRDEFWRKCLNAVGLRVVFKSDKKTEIIKASRLGKVQMFETNWVADFPDGDNFYQLLYGPNAGRANYARFNLPAYNVRYEQARLLSDGPARDKLYGEMNQLIHAYNPWVTLTQLLSADLQQPWLKNYKRHPVELTQWRYLDVDVAQRARTARAK
- a CDS encoding nucleoside recognition domain-containing protein, which produces MALNYIWIGFFLVGFIAALAQWIFLGDTEIFKRIIDGTFDSAKSGVMDIALPLAGVMTLWLGIMNIGEKAGAIGWLAKIIAPFFSRIFPDVPKDHPATGHMVMNFSANLLGLDNAATPFGLKAMESLQTLNPNKDTASNAQIMFLVLHTSGLTLIPLAIMAQRAILGARDPSDIFIPCMIATYVATVAGIIAVSIRQRINLFDRVVLGWLGGMTAAIAGVIWYFTQVLTKAEIEGVSKLVSNLVLFSIIVVFIVGAVLKKVNVYETFIEGAKGGIQTSLTIIPYLVGMLVAISVIRNSGVLGFVVHGMDWVFTQAGLDTRFTPSLPTALMKPLSGSGSKAMMIDAMKTYGVDSFVGRLACIFQGSADTTFYIVALYFGSVGVRKTRYAISCGLIADLAGIVAAIAVAYVFFG